Proteins encoded by one window of Ovis canadensis isolate MfBH-ARS-UI-01 breed Bighorn chromosome 14, ARS-UI_OviCan_v2, whole genome shotgun sequence:
- the RIPOR1 gene encoding rho family-interacting cell polarization regulator 1 isoform X1: MSAKKRGSPARTHSMMSLSVRPQRRLLSARVSRSQSFAGVLGSQERGPRSFPAFSPPGPPRKPPALSRVSKMFSVAHPAPKVPQPERLDLVYTALKRGLTAYLEVHQQEQEKLQGQIRESKRNSRLGFLYDLDKQVKSIERFLRRLEFHASKIDELYESYCVQRRLRDGAYNMVRAYSTGSPGSREARDSLAEATRGHREYTESMCLLESELEAQLGEFHLRMKGLAGFARLCVGDQYEIYMKYGRQRWKLRGRIESSGKQVWDSEETVFLPLLTEFLSIKVTELKGLANHVVVGSVSCETKDLFAALPQVVAVDINDLGTIKLSLEVTWSPFDKDDQPSAASTVNKSSTVTKRFSTYSQSPPDTPSLREQAFYNMLRRQEELENGTAWSLSSESSDDSSSPQLSGTARHSSAPRPLVQQPEPLPIQVAFRRAETSTSGPMDEEGAVAPALANGHAPYSRTLSHISEASVDAALAEASVEAADLESLVRGPSPPACPDPTHGEHPAPVPPALDAGSSATSPTLSTTGPAPSAHLGSANKTINSSSPELPTQTTTGSTSSAISPTHSAPSLTHSTTASTHKTVVSVLTATGPTPSTTGPVQTTTSPTHKPVLSPPTPAAPTPNTTDPVQTTASLSHTVTNLTQTVTSATNKPMVSTLITAVPTASATGSVQTTTSPTHTTTSPTHTTTSPTHTTTSPAHTAASPTHTTASPTHTTTSPTHTTASPTYTTTGPTHTTASPTYTTTGPTHTTASPTYTTTGPTHTTASPTYTTTGPTHTTATTTPKAKMSTNTTTANAKDPVQTTSSPTHSVTSPTLITVSPSTFLDFAKLSSPSANTDPPHLGTDPLSGSYLASTPCTQADPISPSTSHPSPACSSWEHLTSPSPDPPEAICQSPSLLPSPLAPVPQHPDPKVARAAPAPVPGAAGGAGDRRLEEALGALMAALDDCRGQFPELQGLEQEVTRLESLLMQRQGLTRSRASSLSITVEHALESFSFLNEDEDEDDDSPGDRPPNSLAPGAEDSLDSPSARPLSTECPALDAALVQHLYHCSRLLLKLGTFGPLRCQEAWALERLLREARVFEAVCELSRRWEMPATSAQEVVQFSASRPGFLTFWDQCTEGLSPFICPVERVLLTFCNQYSARLSLRQTGLAEAVCVKFLEDALGQKLPRSQAGPEEQLTIFQFWSYVEALDCSSMEAYVTETAEEVLLVRNLNSDDQAIVLKALRLAPEGRLQRDGLRALSSLLVHGNNKVMAAVSTQLRSLSLGPAFRERALLCFLDQLEDEDVQTRVAGCLALGCIKAPEGIEPLVYLCQTDTEAVREAARQSLQQCGEEGQSAHRRLEESLDALPRIFGPGSMASTAF, from the exons ATGAGCGCCAAGAAGAGAG GGAGCCCCGCGCGGACTCATTCCATGATGTCCCTGTCGGTGCGGCCGCAGCGCCGCCTGCTCAGCGCCCGGGTCAGTAGGAGCCAGTCCTTCGCAGGCGTCCTCGGAAGCCAGGAGCGGGGGCCCAG GAGCTTCCCGGCCTTCAGTCCCCCGGGGCCCCCTCGGAAGCCCCCAGCGCTCTCCCGAGTGTCCAAGATGTTTTCAGTGGCGCACCCTGCCCCCAAGGTCCCGCAGCCTGAGCGCCTGGACCTGGTGTACACTGCGCTCAAGCGAGGCCTGAC GGCCTATTTGGAAGTGCACCAGCAGGAGCAGGAGAAACTCCAAGGACAGATAAGGGAGTCCAAGAGGAATTCCCGCCTG GGCTTCCTGTATGACCTGGACAAG CAAGTCAAGTCCATTGAACGCTTCCTGCGGCGGCTGGAGTTCCATGCCAGCAAG ATTGATGAACTGTATGAGTCATACTGCGTGCAGCGGCGTCTCCGGGATGGCGCCTACAACATGGTCCGTGCCTACAGCACTGGCTCCCCGGGGAGCCGCGAAGCCCGGGACAGCCtggctgaggctactcgagggcATCGCGAGTACACAGAG AGCATGTGTCTGCTGGAGAGCGAGCTGGAAGCACAGCTGGGCGAGTTCCACCTCCGGATGAAAG GGCTGGCCGGCTTCGCCAGGCTGTGTGTTGGTGACCAGTATGAG ATCTATATGAAATATGGGCGTCAGCGCTGGAAACTACGGGGCCGCATAGAGAGTAGTGGAAAGCAAGTGTGGGACAGCGAGGAAACCGTCTTTCTGCCTCTGCTCACGGAATTCCTGTCCatcaag GTGACAGAACTGAAGGGCCTGGCCAACCATGTGGTTGTAGGAAGCGTCTCCTGTGAGACCAAGGACCTGTTTGCTGCCTTGCCCCAGGTTGTAGCAGTGGACATTAATGACCTCGGCACCATCAAGCTCAGCTTGGAAGTGACATGGAG TCCCTTTGACAAGGACGACCAGCCCTCAGCTGCTTCTACTGTCAACAAGTCCTCTACAGTCACCAAGCGCTTCTCCACCTATAGCCAGAGCCCACCAGACACACCCTCGCTTCGGGAACAGGCCTTTTAT aATATGCTGAGGCGGCAGGAGGAGCTGGAGAATGGGACAGCATGGTCCCTGTCATCTGAATCTTCTGATGACTCATCCAGCCCACAGCTCTCAGGCACTGCCCGCCACTCCTCAGCCCCCAGGCCCCTCGTACAGCAGCCTGAGCCTCTGCCCATCCAAGTTGCCTTCCGTAGGGCTGAGACCTCCACTTCTGGGCCCATGGATGAGGAGGGGGCTGTAGCCCCAGCCCTGGCCAATGGGCATGCCCCCTACAGCCGGACTCTGAGCCATATCAGTGAGGCCAGTGTGGACGCTGCCCTGGCTGAGGCTTCAGTGGAGGCTGCAGACCTAGAAAGTCTAGTCCGGGGACCTAGCCCACCTGCGTGCCCAGATCCCACCCATGGGGAGCACCCTGCTCCTGTCCCTCCTGCCCTGGATGCTGGCTCTTCTGCCACAAGCCCCACTCTCAGTACAACAGGCCCTGCCCCATCTGCTCACCTAGGCTCGGCTAACAAGACCATAAATTCTAGCTCTCCTGAACTGCCCACCCAGACCACTACAGGCTCCACCTCTAGTGCCATAAGCCCTACCCATAGTGCTCCAAGCCTCACTCACTCTACCACAGCTTCTACCCACAAGACCGTGGTCTCTGTCCTCACTGCCACAGGTCCTACCCCCAGTACCACAGGGCCAGTCCAGACCACCACAAGTCCCACCCACAAACCAGTGCTTTCTCCCCCGACTCCTGCAGCTCCTACCCCCAATACTACAGACCCAGTCCAGACCACCGCAAGCCTCAGCCACACTGTCACAAACTTGACACAGACTGTCACAAGCGCTACCAACAAGCCCATGGTCTCTACTCTCATTACCGCAGTCCCTACAGCCAGTGCCACAGGTTCAGTGCAGACTACCACTAGCCCCACCCACACCACCACAAGCCCCACCCACACCACTACAAGCCCCACCCATACCACCACAAGCCCAGCCCACACTGCTGCAAGCCCCACCCATACTACTGCAAGCCCCACCCACACCACCACAAGCCCCACCCATACTACTGCAAGCCCCACCTATACCACCACAGGCCCTACCCACACTACTGCAAGCCCCACCTACACCACCACAGGCCCCACCCACACTACTGCCAGCCCCACCTACACCACCACAGGCCCCACCCACACTACTGCCAGCCCCACCTACACCACCACAGGCCCCACCCACACTACTGCAACCACTACTCCGAAAGCCAAGATGTCAACTAACACCACTACAGCCAATGCTAAGGACCCAGTCCAGACCACCAGTAGTCCCACTCATTCTGTCACAAGCCCCACTCTTATAACTGTAAGCCCCTCCACTTTTCTAGACTTTGCCAAGCTCTCCAGCCCCTCTGCAAATACAGACCCTCCCCACCTAGGCACTGACCCCCTGTCTGGTAGTTACCTAGCCTCCACTCCTTGCACTCAGGCAGACCCCATATCCCCCAGCACCTCCCATCCAAGTCCTGCTTGTTCCAGTTGGGAGCACCTCACAAGCCCTTCCCCAGACCCCCCAGAAGCCATCTGTCAGAGCCCAAGTCTCCTTCCCTCACCCCTAGCCCCTGTGCCCCAGCATCCAGACCCTAAAGTGGCCAGGGCTGCTCCTGCCCCAGTTCCAGGGGCAGCTGGAGGGGCTGGGGACAGGAGGCTGGAAGAGGCTCTGGGGGCCCTGATGGCTGCCCTGGATGACTGTCGTGGCCAGTTTCCCGAGCTGCAGGGTCTGGAGCAGGAGGTGACCCGGCTGGAGAGTCTGCTTATG CAGAGACAAGGCCTGACTCGGAGCCGGGCCTCCAGTCTCAGCATCACTGTGGAGCACGCCCTAgagagcttcagcttcctcaatGAGGATGAAGATGAAGACGATGACAGTCCTGGGGACAG GCCCCCAAACAGCCTAGCACCTGGGGCTGAGGACAGCCTCGACTCGCCCAGTGCCCGACCCCTCAGCACAGAGTGTCCAGCTCTGGATGCTGCCTTGGTTCAGCACCTGTATCACTGCAGCCGCCTCCTGCTG AAACTGGGCACATTTGGGCCCCTGCGCTGCCAGGAGGCATGGGCCCTGGAGCGGCTACTGCGGGAGGCCCGAGTGTTCGAAGCAGTATGCGAGCTCAGCAGGCGATGGGAAATGCCTGCCACCTCTGCCCAGGAAG TGGTGCAGTTCTCGGCCTCTCGGCCCGGCTTCCTGACCTTCTGGGACCAATGCACAGAGGGACTCAGCCCTTTCATCTGCCCTGTGGAGCGGGTTCTCCTCACCTTCTGCAATCAGTACAGCGCCCGTCTCTCCCTGCGCCAGACAGGCTTAGCCGAGGCCG TGTGCGTCAAGTTCCTGGAGGATGCCCTGGGCCAGAAGCTGCCCCGGAGCCAGGCAGGCCCTGAAGAGCAGCTCACCATCTTCCAGTTCTGGAGTTACGTCGAAGCCTTGGACTGCTCTTCCATGGAGGCCTATGTAACCGAGACAGCTGAGGAGG TGTTACTGGTGCGGAATCTGAACTCGGATGACCAGGCTATTGTGCTGAAGGCCCTGAGGTTGGCACCTGAGGGGCGGCTCCAAAGGGACGGGCTCCGGGCCCTCAGCTCTCTGCTTGTCCATGGGAACAACAAGGTCATGGCTGCTGTCAGCACTCAGCTCCGGAGCCTTTCGCTGGGGCCTGCCTTCAGGGAAAGG GCCCTGCTGTGCTTCCTGGACCAGCTGGAGGATGAGGATGTGCAGACCAGAGTGGCCGGCTGCCTGGCTCTGGGCTGCATCAAG GCTCCAGAAGGCATTGAGCCCTTGGTGTACCTCTGCCAGACGGACACAGAAGCCGTTAGGGAAGCAGCTCGGCAGAGCCTGCAGCAGTGTG GAGAAGAGGGACAGTCTGCCCACCGAAGGCTGGAGGAGTCACTGGATGCCCTGCCCCGCATCTTTGGGCCCGGCAGCATGGCCAGCACGGCATTCTAA
- the RIPOR1 gene encoding rho family-interacting cell polarization regulator 1 isoform X2, with protein sequence MSAKKRGSPARTHSMMSLSVRPQRRLLSARVSRSQSFAGVLGSQERGPRSFPAFSPPGPPRKPPALSRVSKMFSVAHPAPKVPQPERLDLVYTALKRGLTAYLEVHQQEQEKLQGQIRESKRNSRLGFLYDLDKQVKSIERFLRRLEFHASKIDELYESYCVQRRLRDGAYNMVRAYSTGSPGSREARDSLAEATRGHREYTESMCLLESELEAQLGEFHLRMKGLAGFARLCVGDQYEIYMKYGRQRWKLRGRIESSGKQVWDSEETVFLPLLTEFLSIKVTELKGLANHVVVGSVSCETKDLFAALPQVVAVDINDLGTIKLSLEVTWSPFDKDDQPSAASTVNKSSTVTKRFSTYSQSPPDTPSLREQAFYNMLRRQEELENGTAWSLSSESSDDSSSPQLSGTARHSSAPRPLVQQPEPLPIQVAFRRAETSTSGPMDEEGAVAPALANGHAPYSRTLSHISEASVDAALAEASVEAADLESLVRGPSPPACPDPTHGEHPAPVPPALDAGSSATSPTLSTTGPAPSAHLGSANKTINSSSPELPTQTTTGSTSSAISPTHSAPSLTHSTTASTHKTVVSVLTATGPTPSTTGPVQTTTSPTHKPVLSPPTPAAPTPNTTDPVQTTASLSHTVTNLTQTVTSATNKPMVSTLITAVPTASATGSVQTTTSPTHTTTSPTHTTTSPTHTTTSPAHTAASPTHTTASPTHTTTSPTHTTASPTYTTTGPTHTTASPTYTTTGPTHTTASPTYTTTGPTHTTASPTYTTTGPTHTTATTTPKAKMSTNTTTANAKDPVQTTSSPTHSVTSPTLITVSPSTFLDFAKLSSPSANTDPPHLGTDPLSGSYLASTPCTQADPISPSTSHPSPACSSWEHLTSPSPDPPEAICQSPSLLPSPLAPVPQHPDPKVARAAPAPVPGAAGGAGDRRLEEALGALMAALDDCRGQFPELQGLEQEVTRLESLLMRQGLTRSRASSLSITVEHALESFSFLNEDEDEDDDSPGDRPPNSLAPGAEDSLDSPSARPLSTECPALDAALVQHLYHCSRLLLKLGTFGPLRCQEAWALERLLREARVFEAVCELSRRWEMPATSAQEVVQFSASRPGFLTFWDQCTEGLSPFICPVERVLLTFCNQYSARLSLRQTGLAEAVCVKFLEDALGQKLPRSQAGPEEQLTIFQFWSYVEALDCSSMEAYVTETAEEVLLVRNLNSDDQAIVLKALRLAPEGRLQRDGLRALSSLLVHGNNKVMAAVSTQLRSLSLGPAFRERALLCFLDQLEDEDVQTRVAGCLALGCIKAPEGIEPLVYLCQTDTEAVREAARQSLQQCGEEGQSAHRRLEESLDALPRIFGPGSMASTAF encoded by the exons ATGAGCGCCAAGAAGAGAG GGAGCCCCGCGCGGACTCATTCCATGATGTCCCTGTCGGTGCGGCCGCAGCGCCGCCTGCTCAGCGCCCGGGTCAGTAGGAGCCAGTCCTTCGCAGGCGTCCTCGGAAGCCAGGAGCGGGGGCCCAG GAGCTTCCCGGCCTTCAGTCCCCCGGGGCCCCCTCGGAAGCCCCCAGCGCTCTCCCGAGTGTCCAAGATGTTTTCAGTGGCGCACCCTGCCCCCAAGGTCCCGCAGCCTGAGCGCCTGGACCTGGTGTACACTGCGCTCAAGCGAGGCCTGAC GGCCTATTTGGAAGTGCACCAGCAGGAGCAGGAGAAACTCCAAGGACAGATAAGGGAGTCCAAGAGGAATTCCCGCCTG GGCTTCCTGTATGACCTGGACAAG CAAGTCAAGTCCATTGAACGCTTCCTGCGGCGGCTGGAGTTCCATGCCAGCAAG ATTGATGAACTGTATGAGTCATACTGCGTGCAGCGGCGTCTCCGGGATGGCGCCTACAACATGGTCCGTGCCTACAGCACTGGCTCCCCGGGGAGCCGCGAAGCCCGGGACAGCCtggctgaggctactcgagggcATCGCGAGTACACAGAG AGCATGTGTCTGCTGGAGAGCGAGCTGGAAGCACAGCTGGGCGAGTTCCACCTCCGGATGAAAG GGCTGGCCGGCTTCGCCAGGCTGTGTGTTGGTGACCAGTATGAG ATCTATATGAAATATGGGCGTCAGCGCTGGAAACTACGGGGCCGCATAGAGAGTAGTGGAAAGCAAGTGTGGGACAGCGAGGAAACCGTCTTTCTGCCTCTGCTCACGGAATTCCTGTCCatcaag GTGACAGAACTGAAGGGCCTGGCCAACCATGTGGTTGTAGGAAGCGTCTCCTGTGAGACCAAGGACCTGTTTGCTGCCTTGCCCCAGGTTGTAGCAGTGGACATTAATGACCTCGGCACCATCAAGCTCAGCTTGGAAGTGACATGGAG TCCCTTTGACAAGGACGACCAGCCCTCAGCTGCTTCTACTGTCAACAAGTCCTCTACAGTCACCAAGCGCTTCTCCACCTATAGCCAGAGCCCACCAGACACACCCTCGCTTCGGGAACAGGCCTTTTAT aATATGCTGAGGCGGCAGGAGGAGCTGGAGAATGGGACAGCATGGTCCCTGTCATCTGAATCTTCTGATGACTCATCCAGCCCACAGCTCTCAGGCACTGCCCGCCACTCCTCAGCCCCCAGGCCCCTCGTACAGCAGCCTGAGCCTCTGCCCATCCAAGTTGCCTTCCGTAGGGCTGAGACCTCCACTTCTGGGCCCATGGATGAGGAGGGGGCTGTAGCCCCAGCCCTGGCCAATGGGCATGCCCCCTACAGCCGGACTCTGAGCCATATCAGTGAGGCCAGTGTGGACGCTGCCCTGGCTGAGGCTTCAGTGGAGGCTGCAGACCTAGAAAGTCTAGTCCGGGGACCTAGCCCACCTGCGTGCCCAGATCCCACCCATGGGGAGCACCCTGCTCCTGTCCCTCCTGCCCTGGATGCTGGCTCTTCTGCCACAAGCCCCACTCTCAGTACAACAGGCCCTGCCCCATCTGCTCACCTAGGCTCGGCTAACAAGACCATAAATTCTAGCTCTCCTGAACTGCCCACCCAGACCACTACAGGCTCCACCTCTAGTGCCATAAGCCCTACCCATAGTGCTCCAAGCCTCACTCACTCTACCACAGCTTCTACCCACAAGACCGTGGTCTCTGTCCTCACTGCCACAGGTCCTACCCCCAGTACCACAGGGCCAGTCCAGACCACCACAAGTCCCACCCACAAACCAGTGCTTTCTCCCCCGACTCCTGCAGCTCCTACCCCCAATACTACAGACCCAGTCCAGACCACCGCAAGCCTCAGCCACACTGTCACAAACTTGACACAGACTGTCACAAGCGCTACCAACAAGCCCATGGTCTCTACTCTCATTACCGCAGTCCCTACAGCCAGTGCCACAGGTTCAGTGCAGACTACCACTAGCCCCACCCACACCACCACAAGCCCCACCCACACCACTACAAGCCCCACCCATACCACCACAAGCCCAGCCCACACTGCTGCAAGCCCCACCCATACTACTGCAAGCCCCACCCACACCACCACAAGCCCCACCCATACTACTGCAAGCCCCACCTATACCACCACAGGCCCTACCCACACTACTGCAAGCCCCACCTACACCACCACAGGCCCCACCCACACTACTGCCAGCCCCACCTACACCACCACAGGCCCCACCCACACTACTGCCAGCCCCACCTACACCACCACAGGCCCCACCCACACTACTGCAACCACTACTCCGAAAGCCAAGATGTCAACTAACACCACTACAGCCAATGCTAAGGACCCAGTCCAGACCACCAGTAGTCCCACTCATTCTGTCACAAGCCCCACTCTTATAACTGTAAGCCCCTCCACTTTTCTAGACTTTGCCAAGCTCTCCAGCCCCTCTGCAAATACAGACCCTCCCCACCTAGGCACTGACCCCCTGTCTGGTAGTTACCTAGCCTCCACTCCTTGCACTCAGGCAGACCCCATATCCCCCAGCACCTCCCATCCAAGTCCTGCTTGTTCCAGTTGGGAGCACCTCACAAGCCCTTCCCCAGACCCCCCAGAAGCCATCTGTCAGAGCCCAAGTCTCCTTCCCTCACCCCTAGCCCCTGTGCCCCAGCATCCAGACCCTAAAGTGGCCAGGGCTGCTCCTGCCCCAGTTCCAGGGGCAGCTGGAGGGGCTGGGGACAGGAGGCTGGAAGAGGCTCTGGGGGCCCTGATGGCTGCCCTGGATGACTGTCGTGGCCAGTTTCCCGAGCTGCAGGGTCTGGAGCAGGAGGTGACCCGGCTGGAGAGTCTGCTTATG AGACAAGGCCTGACTCGGAGCCGGGCCTCCAGTCTCAGCATCACTGTGGAGCACGCCCTAgagagcttcagcttcctcaatGAGGATGAAGATGAAGACGATGACAGTCCTGGGGACAG GCCCCCAAACAGCCTAGCACCTGGGGCTGAGGACAGCCTCGACTCGCCCAGTGCCCGACCCCTCAGCACAGAGTGTCCAGCTCTGGATGCTGCCTTGGTTCAGCACCTGTATCACTGCAGCCGCCTCCTGCTG AAACTGGGCACATTTGGGCCCCTGCGCTGCCAGGAGGCATGGGCCCTGGAGCGGCTACTGCGGGAGGCCCGAGTGTTCGAAGCAGTATGCGAGCTCAGCAGGCGATGGGAAATGCCTGCCACCTCTGCCCAGGAAG TGGTGCAGTTCTCGGCCTCTCGGCCCGGCTTCCTGACCTTCTGGGACCAATGCACAGAGGGACTCAGCCCTTTCATCTGCCCTGTGGAGCGGGTTCTCCTCACCTTCTGCAATCAGTACAGCGCCCGTCTCTCCCTGCGCCAGACAGGCTTAGCCGAGGCCG TGTGCGTCAAGTTCCTGGAGGATGCCCTGGGCCAGAAGCTGCCCCGGAGCCAGGCAGGCCCTGAAGAGCAGCTCACCATCTTCCAGTTCTGGAGTTACGTCGAAGCCTTGGACTGCTCTTCCATGGAGGCCTATGTAACCGAGACAGCTGAGGAGG TGTTACTGGTGCGGAATCTGAACTCGGATGACCAGGCTATTGTGCTGAAGGCCCTGAGGTTGGCACCTGAGGGGCGGCTCCAAAGGGACGGGCTCCGGGCCCTCAGCTCTCTGCTTGTCCATGGGAACAACAAGGTCATGGCTGCTGTCAGCACTCAGCTCCGGAGCCTTTCGCTGGGGCCTGCCTTCAGGGAAAGG GCCCTGCTGTGCTTCCTGGACCAGCTGGAGGATGAGGATGTGCAGACCAGAGTGGCCGGCTGCCTGGCTCTGGGCTGCATCAAG GCTCCAGAAGGCATTGAGCCCTTGGTGTACCTCTGCCAGACGGACACAGAAGCCGTTAGGGAAGCAGCTCGGCAGAGCCTGCAGCAGTGTG GAGAAGAGGGACAGTCTGCCCACCGAAGGCTGGAGGAGTCACTGGATGCCCTGCCCCGCATCTTTGGGCCCGGCAGCATGGCCAGCACGGCATTCTAA